The Hylaeus volcanicus isolate JK05 unplaced genomic scaffold, UHH_iyHylVolc1.0_haploid 12197, whole genome shotgun sequence genome has a window encoding:
- the LOC128883041 gene encoding uncharacterized protein LOC128883041 isoform X1, translated as MKNATSGTWFKSFSNDLVNEDIVQENKLPLIFSQEETLSQKPFPTTQTHVKQDSFQGNSKLIDSTNTTDLRLPSSAMLGQPEITKEPKVSSEPPIAEERYPLGTGEKKLLPRKTRKANVFSSINVNELKKSVPFKEDTEKLLESKEDEKIALPVKNEDSPIEKNESNSKEWERKRDAAASKIQAWWKGTLTRIFLTGALVERRLRYNHQGKDFKIKTNTDPYRHFLLLNDTYSTHKLSLKTDSIKPWPRSHVALLCDFLETLKATKKTLKPSCTIQGIYTNKLKESYNLQASRHVEETIKQLQISEFQRREIEKLWELNDDPNADEFK; from the exons ATGAAAAACGCTACAAGCGGTACATGGTTTAAAAGCTTTTCAAACGATCTCGTCAACGAAGACATCGTACAAG AGAATAAACTTCCTCTTATTTTTTCACAAGAAGAAACTCTCTCTCAGAAACCATTCCCTACGACGCAAACTCATGTAAAACAAG ATTCCTTTCAAGGAAATTCAAAACTTATAGATTCAACGAACACCACTGACCT CAGGCTGCCTTCGAGTGCGATGTTGGGTCAACCTGAGATAACGAAAGAACCTAAAGTGTCAAGTGAGCCTCCGATAGCTGAAGAACGTTATCCGTTAGGCACTGgtgaaaaaaaacttttaccGCGAAAAACACGCAAGGCAAATGTTTTTTCATCTATCAATGTCAATGAACTAAAAAAATCTGTTCCTTTCAAGGAAGATACAGAAAAACTTTTAGAAAGCAAAG AGGACGAGAAAATTGCATTGCCAGTTAAGAATGAAGATAGTCCTATAGAAAAAAACGAGTCAAACTCGAAAGAATGGGAG agaAAACGTGATGCAGCTGCGTCTAAAATTCAAGCATGGTGGAAAGGCACCTTAACGCGAATTTTTTTGACTGGAGCTTTAGTAGAACGTCGTTTACGTTATAATCATCAAGGAAAAGACtttaaaatcaaaacaaatacCGATCCTTATCGTCACTTTTTGCTTCTCAATGATACAT actcGACGCACAAATTATCTCTAAAAACGGACAGTATCAAGCCTTGGCCGCGCTCCCATGTTGCTCTCTTATGTGACTTTTTAGAAACTTTAAAAGCAACGAAAAAAACGTTAAAACCTTCATGTACTATACAAGGCATTTACACTAACAAACTTAAAGAATCGTACAATTTACAAGCAAGTCGTCATGTAGAGGAGACTATAAAACAGCTACAAATAAGTGAATTTCaaagaagagaaattgaaaagttatggGAATTAAATGATGACCCGAATGCtgatgaattcaaataa
- the LOC128883041 gene encoding uncharacterized protein LOC128883041 isoform X2, producing the protein MKNATSGTWFKSFSNDLVNEDIVQENKLPLIFSQEETLSQKPFPTTQTHVKQDSFQGNSKLIDSTNTTDLLPSSAMLGQPEITKEPKVSSEPPIAEERYPLGTGEKKLLPRKTRKANVFSSINVNELKKSVPFKEDTEKLLESKEDEKIALPVKNEDSPIEKNESNSKEWERKRDAAASKIQAWWKGTLTRIFLTGALVERRLRYNHQGKDFKIKTNTDPYRHFLLLNDTYSTHKLSLKTDSIKPWPRSHVALLCDFLETLKATKKTLKPSCTIQGIYTNKLKESYNLQASRHVEETIKQLQISEFQRREIEKLWELNDDPNADEFK; encoded by the exons ATGAAAAACGCTACAAGCGGTACATGGTTTAAAAGCTTTTCAAACGATCTCGTCAACGAAGACATCGTACAAG AGAATAAACTTCCTCTTATTTTTTCACAAGAAGAAACTCTCTCTCAGAAACCATTCCCTACGACGCAAACTCATGTAAAACAAG ATTCCTTTCAAGGAAATTCAAAACTTATAGATTCAACGAACACCACTGACCT GCTGCCTTCGAGTGCGATGTTGGGTCAACCTGAGATAACGAAAGAACCTAAAGTGTCAAGTGAGCCTCCGATAGCTGAAGAACGTTATCCGTTAGGCACTGgtgaaaaaaaacttttaccGCGAAAAACACGCAAGGCAAATGTTTTTTCATCTATCAATGTCAATGAACTAAAAAAATCTGTTCCTTTCAAGGAAGATACAGAAAAACTTTTAGAAAGCAAAG AGGACGAGAAAATTGCATTGCCAGTTAAGAATGAAGATAGTCCTATAGAAAAAAACGAGTCAAACTCGAAAGAATGGGAG agaAAACGTGATGCAGCTGCGTCTAAAATTCAAGCATGGTGGAAAGGCACCTTAACGCGAATTTTTTTGACTGGAGCTTTAGTAGAACGTCGTTTACGTTATAATCATCAAGGAAAAGACtttaaaatcaaaacaaatacCGATCCTTATCGTCACTTTTTGCTTCTCAATGATACAT actcGACGCACAAATTATCTCTAAAAACGGACAGTATCAAGCCTTGGCCGCGCTCCCATGTTGCTCTCTTATGTGACTTTTTAGAAACTTTAAAAGCAACGAAAAAAACGTTAAAACCTTCATGTACTATACAAGGCATTTACACTAACAAACTTAAAGAATCGTACAATTTACAAGCAAGTCGTCATGTAGAGGAGACTATAAAACAGCTACAAATAAGTGAATTTCaaagaagagaaattgaaaagttatggGAATTAAATGATGACCCGAATGCtgatgaattcaaataa
- the LOC128883040 gene encoding uncharacterized protein LOC128883040, giving the protein MSKFLKRHSLLSPYYRCPVWVTNAHKTNTFFVYDPFSNNRSVLFHTLTKATFQKYFKTSELMKMISRLYPFFWLQDSPHRFRVIFSVASMIVAKLITIQTPLLLGQLIDNLSQNEESILNNLPNEFLNKTRNDNGSVEAPIIEKPVPLVLSALALISGYGASRILASGFNELRNALFSRVSYSACSAIACTTFKHLHSIDLDILLQSKAGELSLIISRGIRSITGLLNALLFQIVPSILEFSLVLSLLAWKVGKDIAGATLVTMAAYVIFTAKVTQKRTVYRKLMNEAEQKTSGVLLDSIMNSESIRFFANEPLELGKYRSIQKHSQNASIKVAQSLAFLNFGQQLIFNVGLCSSMLLTASHILSNTIPVGTMAFVSSLLFQLSIPLNMLGSVYRDTRSHLVDLEKLYEVLSIKPTCFSIPHAKSLQLTPTSAIKFEDVSFGYKKDNIDQQTSRLYEPTPYSKYTPILSNLNLEIPQGSKIGIVGTSGSGKSTLFKLLFRLYDPHEGRITINGDDLRTLNIRSLRENIGIVPQDLTLFHDTILMNLRYGNMNASFQQVIQATKAAQIYDTIINNFSQGFDTIVGERGLKLSGGEKQRIAIARCLLRNPRILLLDEPTSCLDSITEKNIMNQFKKLTDTTVIVVAHRLGTIVDANMIYVFNRGRIVEQGTHQQLISIPNGYYSDLWNEQRRNDLSLFTS; this is encoded by the exons ATGTCTAAATTCCTAAAACGTCATTCTTTACTCTCACCCTATTACCGATGCCCTGTGTGGGTAACAAATGCACACAAAACcaatacattttttgtctATGATCCATTTAGCAACAATCGTTCGGTTTTGTTTCATACGCTTACAAAAGcaacgtttcaaaaatactttaaaacatCAGAActaatgaaaatgatatcgCGTTTATATCCTTTTTTTTGGCTTCAAGATTC tCCACACCGATTTCGGGTTATCTTTTCTGTGGCCTCTATGAttgttgcaaaattaataacgatacaAACTCCATTGCTGCTTGGTCAGTTAATCGACAATTTATCTCAAAATGAAGAAtccattttaaacaatctacCAAACGAATTCTTGAATAAAACGAGGAACGATAATGGTAGCGTAGAGGCTCCTATCATCGAAAAACCTGTGCCACTCGTTCTCTCTGCTCTAG CCCTTATTTCTGGTTATGGTGCTTCAAGAATCCTAGCGTCGGGCTTCAATGAACTCCGTAATGCATTATTTAGCCGA GTATCTTATTCAGCTTGTTCTGCAATTGCTTGTACAACTTTTAAGCATTTGCATTCTATTg atttagatattttacttcaaaGTAAAGCAGGAGAgctttcgttaattatttcacg AGGCATTCGATCTATTACTGGATTGCTAAATGcattactttttcaaatagTTCCATCTATCTTGGAGTTTTCCCTAGTGTTATCTCTTTTAGCATGGAAAGTTGGTAAAGATATAGCAG gTGCAACGTTAGTCACTATGGCGGCTTACGTTATTTTTACTGCTAAAGTGACCCAAAAACGAACTGTGTatagaaaattgatgaatGAAGCGGAACAAAAAACATCAGGGGTTCTTCTAGACTCCATCATGAACTCAGAATCCATTCGGTTTTTTGCCAACGAACCATTAGAACTTGGAAAGTATCGTTCAATACAAAAGCATTCTCAAAATGCTAGTATTAAG GTAGCACAGTCCTTGGCGTTTTTGAATTTCGGAcaacaattgatttttaacgTCGGACTTTGTTCCTCCATGTTATTAACAGCTTCTCATATATTATCTAATACAATCCCTgttg GAACAATGGCATTCGTTTCCAGTCTATTATTCCAGCTGTCCATACCTCTTAACATGCTAGGCTCTGTCTACAGAGATACGCGTTCTCATCTTGTTGACTTGGAAAAG CTTTATGAAGTGTTATCTATTAAACCAACTTGTTTTTCTATTCCGCATGCTAAATCTCTACAATTAAC CCCAACAAGTGctataaaatttgaagacgTTAGTTTTGGCTATAAAAAGGACAATATTGATCAACAGACTAGTCGTTTATACGAACCAACACCGTACTCAAAATATACTCCTATTTTATCCA aCTTAAACTTGGAAATACCACAAGGCTCAAAAATTGGAATTGTCGG AACATCAGGATCTGGAAAATCGACTCTTTTCAAATTACTCTTCAG ATTGTATGATCCACATGAAGGCCGAATCACAATCAATGGTGACGATCTTCGTACTCTCAATATTAGGTCTTTACG AGAGAATATTGGAATCGTTCCACAAGATTTAACTCTTTTTcacgatacaattttaatgaatttacgTTATGGAAACATGAATGCGAGCTTTCAACAAGTTATTCAAGCAACAAAAGCAGCACAAATTTATGACACTATCATTAATAACTTTAGTCAA gGTTTTGACACAATCGTTGGAGAAAGAGGCCTTAAACTAAGTGGAggagaaaaacaaagaatcgCTATCGCTCGATGTTTACTCCG aaacccACGCATTTTATTACTTGATGAGCCTACATCTTGCCTTGATTCCAtcactgaaaaaaatattatgaatcagtttaaa AAGTTAACGGACACAACAGTTATTGTTGTAGCTCATCGTTTAGGCACTATAGTAGATGCTAATATGATCTATGTCTTTAATCGAGGAAGGATTGTG GAACAAGGCACACACCAACAACTTATTTCTATTCCTAATGGCTACTATTCAGATTTGTGGAACGAGCAG AGAAGAAACGATTTATCACTTTTTACCTCTTAA